One window of the Salvelinus namaycush isolate Seneca unplaced genomic scaffold, SaNama_1.0 Scaffold644, whole genome shotgun sequence genome contains the following:
- the LOC120042232 gene encoding zinc finger protein 239-like, whose product CGSSGEPQQHHEADEAEKSPPRSEHLKKQQRKPTGKKPHCCSDCGKRFTSSTDLKRHQRIHTGEKPYTCDRCGKSFTTSSQLTIHQRIHTGEKPYHCSDCGTSFVSSQYLKSHKRTHTIAKPYHCSDCGKCFVSSQYLKSHQKTHTGEKPYSCDQCGKRFSHSSNLMVHLRTHTGEKPYSCDQCGKSFTSSSQLNIHKRTHTGDKPYHCSDCGKSFVSSQYLKSHQKTHKGEKPYSCDQCGRSFTHSSNMISHQRTHTGEKYCGCNQCGKRFTQPNSLIAHQRTHTGEKSYSCDQCGKNYAGKRALIKHQKIHEGVVS is encoded by the coding sequence tgtggatcctctggggagcctcaacaacatcatgaagctgacgaggcagagaagagtccccccagatcagaacacctcaagaaacagcAGCGGAAACCCACAGGAAAGaaacctcactgctgctctgactgtgggaagagatttacctCTTCAACAGACCTTAAAAGACACCAGAGAatccatacaggagagaaaccttatacctgtgatcggtgtgggaagagttttactacatctagccagctgactatacaccagagaatacacacaggagagaaaccttaccactgctctgactgtggaacgaGTTTTGTTTCTTCCCAATATTTAAAatcacacaagagaacacacacaattgcgaaaccttaccactgctctgactgtggaaagtgttttgtttcgtcacaatatttaaaatcacaccagaaaacacacacaggagagaagccttatagctgtgatcaatgtggaaagagatttAGTCACTCAAGCAACCTGATGGTACATTTGAGAacgcacactggagagaaaccttatagctgtgatcaatgcgggaagagttttacttcatctagccagctgaatatacacaagagaacacacacaggggataaaccttaccactgctctgactgtggaaagagttttgtttCGTCCCAAtatttaaaatcacaccagaaaacacacaaaggagagaagccttatagctgtgatcaatgtgggaggagttttactCACTCAAGTAAcatgatatcacaccagagaacacacacaggagagaaatattgtggctgtaatcaatgtgggaagaggtttactCAGCCAAACAGCCTGATAGcccaccagagaacacacacaggagagaaatcttatagctgtgatcaatgtggcaaGAATTACGCTGGTAAAAGAgctctgattaaacatcagaaaatacatgaaggagttgtttcatga